Below is a window of Terriglobia bacterium DNA.
CCTCCGGCAGATCAAGGTCAGCCCGCTCCGGAAGCAAGCCACTAACACACCTTGGAGGAATTGCGGCCACGACGGCGCCCCAACCGCGCGGTCGCCGCCACGTTCCCGCTCTTTTGCCGCCGGCAATCCGCACGGGACGCTTTGCGAGCGGCATCATCTGCTTCGGGGAGCGATTTACGCCTCGGTCAACAAAATCGGCTCCGCTTCGGTGATCACGAGTGTGTGCTCATAATGAGCGGAGAGGCATCCATCCGCCGTCTTCACCGTCCACCCGTCTCCCGCGTCTTCGGCCACACCGGAACCCATTGTTACAATCGGCTCAACCGTTATCACCTGCCCGGCGCGCAGGCGCTGCGTGGCGGTCGCATCATCAAAATTGGGCACGCGTGGCGGCTCGTGGATCGTGCGCCCGATACCGTGGCCGCTGAGATCCCGAATCACGCGAAATCCGTTGGCGCGGACCTCGCGCTCAATGGCCCGGCCAATTTCATGGATGTGGCAGTTGGCGCGAGCAAACTGCATCGCCTTGTGAAACGCGCTCTCCGCGCACAGCGCCAGGCGCCTTGCCGGCTCCGAAACCGGCTCTACCGGCACGGTGATCGCCGCGTCCGCCATATATCCATTCTTCTCGAAAGTTACGTCGAGCTTGACGAGATCACCAGGCTGGATCTTCCTCGATGCCGAAGGGATTCCGTGGACCGCCTCGTCGTTGAGGCTGATCAGGGCATCGCCTGGGAAGCCGTAGACGAGGGCAGCGGCAGAACACGCCCCATTGCGTCGCATCACCTGGCCACCCGCAGCGGCAAGTTCCTGCGTGCTGACGCCTGGGCATACCCTGTTCCGCATCGCAACCAGTGCGAGGTGAACGATTCGCCCAACCTCCTTCAACCCGGCAAGATCTTCGTGGTTTTCGACTGACATTCAGGCATCCGCAAGGAGCAGGGCCTAAGCCTAACACAAAATCAAACCGCGCGACGAGCCAGGCGGTCACTTTTGTTTACGCGCGGGTGTATTCTATTAATAGAGGCGTTGGGGCATGCGCGATCCAGTTTTGTTGACAAAAGGGTGGCTCTTGCTCGCCATAGCTCTCCTGGCTTGCTCCTTGGCCGTCGCCCAGACGCGCGCCGGGAATGCCAATGATTATCTGGAGCAGGGCAATCAATTCGCAAAACAGCAGAAGTGGCAGGAGGCTGAAAAAGCCTACGGCAGGGCTTTGAGTCTTGCGCCCAATTCTGCACCGGCCCATTATGGTCTGGGGAACGCGCTGGCCGCCCAGCAGGACGTGGGCAACGCCATCCGGGAATATCAGCGCGCGCTCGAACTCGATCCGAAGCTGGAAGGAATTCATCGCTCACTCGGGGCGCTGTTTGAGAGCGTTGGCCAGATTCCGCAGGCGCTTGAAGAATATCGGGCGGAGCTCGCGCGGCACCCGAATGAGGCTCCTGCCATGGCCAGCGTGGGGCGTGTCCTGGCATCCGCCGGAAAATACGCTGAGGCCATGCAGGAATTCCAGCGGGCCCTGGTCCTCGACCCCAAAAATGCTGAAATCCAGGCCGCCATGGCGTCTGCGTTGCTGCAAGGCGGCAAGATCGGCCAGGCCGTGGAGGCTTATCAGCAAGCGGAGAAGCTGGCCCCGAAGAATGCCGACATCCACGCGGGATTGGCGGATGCGCTGACGCTCGAGAGAAAGTACGCCGACAGCATCAAGGAGTGGCAGGCGGCCATCAGCCTGGATCCCGATGACGCCCATTCGCATTACAGCCTTGCTGCCGCGCTCGAGGCCACCGGCAACCTGATTCCGGCGATTTATGAATACCGGCAGGCGGTTTCGCTGCGCCCGGAGCAGACCGTCTACCGCTTCAATCTTGCTCTCGCCTACCGTGATTCCGGAGATTTTGCGGATGCGGAAAAAGAATTCAGGCAGGTGATCCAGCAGGACCCGAGCAACACGCCAGCCCACGTGGAACTCGCCGCCACGTACCTCTCGGTGGGAAACCACCAGGCCGCTGTCTCTCAGTACCGGGAGGCCCTGCGCCTGAAACCGGACGATTCCGACCTGCATGAAAAACTCGGGCTTGTGCTGCGGAAGACGGGAGACTTGTCCGGGGCGGTAGCAGAGCTGAAGAAAGCGCAGGAGCTTTCTCCTGAAACGGCCAGTTACCGCCAAAACCTTGCGGAATCCCTGGATGCCCAGGGAGACATTCCGCGCTTCATTCTGGATTATCAACAGACTGTCAGACTGCGGCCAAACGACCCTGTGGCACATCTCGATCTGGCCAACGCATACATGTCCGCGAAGAAGTTGAATGAGGCCCTGGGTGAATACCAGGTTGCCGCCCAACTGGCTCCCAAGAGCGCGGAAATCCAATACCGGCTGGCTGTGGCCTTGAAAGCCGCGGGGAAAGCCGGCGAGGAGCAGGCCGCGTTGCAGAAGGCCGTCCAATTGCGCCCCGAATATGCCGAGGCGCTGGAAGCTCTGGGGGACGTGCTCGCTGCCCAGAAGAATTATCAGCTAGCCGTTCCCACCTATCGCGACGCGCTGCGCATGCTGCCGAATGATCTGGATCTGCGGATGCGGCTTGCCCGCGTGCTGCAAGCCAACGGTGACCCGCAGGGCGCGGTGGCGGTCATCGAACAGGCCGTGAAGCTGGATCCGACCTCAGCGGAATACGAACTCGAACTTGCCGACGCGCTGGTGGCGAAAAAGGATTACAAGTCGGCGGCCCAGGTTTACCGCCGGGCGCTTGCCATGAAGCCCTCTGACCCGGAACTTGCGGCCAAGCTGGGGGCGGCTTTGCTGCAAATGGGTGACCCGAAAGGAGCAGCGGAAGCGTTGCGACTGGCGATCAAAGGCAGACCCGACGCTCCGCAGGCGCACCTTGAATTGGCAGCTCTTTTGCAGAAGTCGGGAGACTTTGAGGTAGCGGCTGAGGAAGCCCGTGACGCCTTGAAAATCACCCCCAACTCCGCCCAGGCCCACTATGCGCTGGGATCGGCGCTGCTCGGTGAAAACAAGCAGGATGAAGGCATCAAGGAGCTCAGGGAATCGCTGCGCGATAACGTGGACTACAGTGATGCGCGTCTGGCCCTTGCCAGCGCCCTTCGCCAGGCAGGACAACTCGACGAGGCCATCGGGCATTACGAGCAGTACCTGCGGGACAATCCGTCAGACGCCCCGGTCCATCTGGTGTTGGCTGACGCTTTAAACGCGCGGCAGAATTACACGGCCGCTGTCGAGCAGTGCGAACAAGCAGTGAAGCTGACGCCCCACGACGCCCAGGCGCATTATGCGTTGGCCGTGAATCTCCAAAAGGCCGGCAACAACACGGAGGCGCGCCGCGAATTCGAGACCTACCTGAGGCTGGCCCCTAAAGCTTCCAATGCTGAAGCCGTTCGTATCATTCTCAGAAAACTGGAAAAGTCATAGATGCCACGGCTGGCTCTGCCGTGATCCTAGCGATGCCAGTCTTCGGAAAATCCTGAGATAAGCCTGCTATCGTCCCAGCAGTGACTTGGCGATGGTTTGGAGTTGCATGAAAGAGGTGCCTTCGTAGATTTTGCCTATCTTTGAATCGCGCAGGTATTTTTCCGCAGGATAGTCTTTGGTGAAACCGTAACCGCCATAGATTTCGAGGGCCTCTGAGGCCACGCGCTCTGCGACATCGGAGCAGAAGTATTTGGCCATGGCGGCTTCCTTCAGGAAGGGCTTGCCGGCGTCTTGCAGGCGTGCAGCGTTGTAGGCCAGCAGGCGGGCGGCTTCGATCCGTGTGGCAAGCCGCGCCAGTTGGAACTGGATGGCCTGGAATTCGCTGATGGGCCTGCCAAACTGCACGCGCTGTTGCGCGTAGGCAAGCGCGTGGTCAAACGCTCCCTGCGCAACACCGGCCATTTGCGCGGCAATGCCGATGCGGCCTTCGTTCAGGGTTTCAATGGCCACCTTGTAGCCTTTGCCCGGCTGGCCCAGCAGGTTCTGCTTGGGCACGCAGCAATCTTCCAGCAGCAGTTCGCATGTCGATGATGCGCGAATGCCCAGCTTGTCTTCCTTCCTGCCCACCGTGAAACCAGGCGTCGAGCGGTCAACCAGAAAAGCCGTGATGCCTTTGTAGCCAAGCTCGCGGTTGAGAGTGGCGAAGACGATGAACAGGCCGGCTTCCTTGGCATTGGTGATCCAGAGCTTCCGGCCGTTCAGGACGTAGTGATCGGCGTCTTCGATCGCGCGGGTTTCAAGAGCGAATGCGTCGCTGCCGGAGCTGGCTTCCGAAAGGGCATAGGCGCCCACCGTGTCGCGCGCAAGGCGAGGAAGGAATTCCTGCTTCTGCGGGTCCGTGCCCCAGCGCAGAATGGCATTCGAAACCAGCGTG
It encodes the following:
- the map gene encoding type I methionyl aminopeptidase, translating into MSVENHEDLAGLKEVGRIVHLALVAMRNRVCPGVSTQELAAAGGQVMRRNGACSAAALVYGFPGDALISLNDEAVHGIPSASRKIQPGDLVKLDVTFEKNGYMADAAITVPVEPVSEPARRLALCAESAFHKAMQFARANCHIHEIGRAIEREVRANGFRVIRDLSGHGIGRTIHEPPRVPNFDDATATQRLRAGQVITVEPIVTMGSGVAEDAGDGWTVKTADGCLSAHYEHTLVITEAEPILLTEA
- a CDS encoding tetratricopeptide repeat protein, with protein sequence MRDPVLLTKGWLLLAIALLACSLAVAQTRAGNANDYLEQGNQFAKQQKWQEAEKAYGRALSLAPNSAPAHYGLGNALAAQQDVGNAIREYQRALELDPKLEGIHRSLGALFESVGQIPQALEEYRAELARHPNEAPAMASVGRVLASAGKYAEAMQEFQRALVLDPKNAEIQAAMASALLQGGKIGQAVEAYQQAEKLAPKNADIHAGLADALTLERKYADSIKEWQAAISLDPDDAHSHYSLAAALEATGNLIPAIYEYRQAVSLRPEQTVYRFNLALAYRDSGDFADAEKEFRQVIQQDPSNTPAHVELAATYLSVGNHQAAVSQYREALRLKPDDSDLHEKLGLVLRKTGDLSGAVAELKKAQELSPETASYRQNLAESLDAQGDIPRFILDYQQTVRLRPNDPVAHLDLANAYMSAKKLNEALGEYQVAAQLAPKSAEIQYRLAVALKAAGKAGEEQAALQKAVQLRPEYAEALEALGDVLAAQKNYQLAVPTYRDALRMLPNDLDLRMRLARVLQANGDPQGAVAVIEQAVKLDPTSAEYELELADALVAKKDYKSAAQVYRRALAMKPSDPELAAKLGAALLQMGDPKGAAEALRLAIKGRPDAPQAHLELAALLQKSGDFEVAAEEARDALKITPNSAQAHYALGSALLGENKQDEGIKELRESLRDNVDYSDARLALASALRQAGQLDEAIGHYEQYLRDNPSDAPVHLVLADALNARQNYTAAVEQCEQAVKLTPHDAQAHYALAVNLQKAGNNTEARREFETYLRLAPKASNAEAVRIILRKLEKS
- a CDS encoding acyl-CoA dehydrogenase, which encodes MVDPASLSTPSIQPLTVLTEEEEMFRSATREFAEKEIGPYVEAMDREGVFRPELIDKFFEHGFMGIGIPEAYGGSSGTFFMAALAIEEFSRVDASAGVVIDVQNTLVSNAILRWGTDPQKQEFLPRLARDTVGAYALSEASSGSDAFALETRAIEDADHYVLNGRKLWITNAKEAGLFIVFATLNRELGYKGITAFLVDRSTPGFTVGRKEDKLGIRASSTCELLLEDCCVPKQNLLGQPGKGYKVAIETLNEGRIGIAAQMAGVAQGAFDHALAYAQQRVQFGRPISEFQAIQFQLARLATRIEAARLLAYNAARLQDAGKPFLKEAAMAKYFCSDVAERVASEALEIYGGYGFTKDYPAEKYLRDSKIGKIYEGTSFMQLQTIAKSLLGR